The Polycladomyces zharkentensis DNA window AGCTCATAATGCCGGGTAATCCCGGCAATGTTCGGCGGTACTGCGTAGTGGTTCGCCAACCAGATTCGCACTGCCTCTCACTTCCTTAAGCAAGCTCCTGATACAGTTGCAACAGTTTTTGCTCTTCCACTTGCCAGTTGTATACTTCCTCGTGCGCCCGCCGACCGTTTTCTCCCATCTCCCGTCGTTTCGCCTCATCCGACAGGAGCGTCGCCACTTTTTCCGCCATTTCTTCGGGATTGAGCGGATTGACCAGATATCCGCACCGGCTGCCCTCCACAATCTCCCGCCATAGCGGAAAATCGGTGGCGATCACCGGCAGTCCGGCGGCCATGTACTCAAACATTTTAATCGGCAGGGATTCACGGTAGTTTTCCACCGGATGGAGGCAAACCAGCCCCACCTTCCCTTTCATCAGCCACTGCTGCACTTCCTCAAACGGAATGCGACCGTGCAGGTACACCCGTTTGGCGGCCAGCGACTCGCGATCCTGATCTTCCGGCGCGATGTGCTGAAGCGGTCCGATCAGGTGCAGTTCGGCGTTCAGCTCTTTCGGCAGGTGATCCATCATCGCGATCATCTCGCGGTATCCTCTGAGATAGGAGATGCCACCCACATACAGCACCCGGTTGACACCGTCTTCCTCTGCGCTCCGCTCCAAACGCGGCAGCGGCAACGGGTAGTTTTTAATCACCTGGACGCGGCGGACCCCCGCACCCGCAAACTTGTCTCGGATCGACTCCGTTGCCGTCACCACGGCGGGCAGACGACGGGCCAATCCTTTTTCCACCTTGTGCACCACCCGTGAGACGATGCCACGGATCTTCGCCGGAATCCAGGGCTTGGTGTGGATCTGTTTGGGCAGATCCTCATGAGCGTCGTAAATGACGGGAACCCCCGTCAGCCAATGGATCAGCGCTCCCCATGGCAACAGTTCGGGGTCGTGAAAATGATACAAATCGGCCCGGCTTCTCATCGCCCGCCGAAACAACGTCCACCCGGCCGCCAGCCGGTGGAGTTTGCTCTTGTGCGGCGGAATCCCTTTGATGCGAACTCCTTGTTCCGTACGCTCCTCAAAATCGGCAATCGCATGAAGTTCCACGTCATACCCCGCCCGGGCAAGCGATACCGCCTGTTTGTGAAAGATGCGGGAATCGTTGTACCCGTGCACGGAGCTGAAAATCATCACCTTTTTGGCCATCGACATCCCCTCTCGGCCTAAAAACCCGCATTCATGCGGCTCTCCGGAAAAGATTGTCCTTCCTGCCGGGTAACGGTTGTATCCGGGTAACTTTTTTCCCAATCGCTATTGTGACATCCGCGTCGGAAGGTTACTCTCCGGAAACAGGTCACCTTTCTTCGTTCACGATGTCGACCCACAATCGGGGTCAGCTGTTGACGGCGGTCGCTTCCGGCTCCCGTTCGGCCTTTTTCCGTTGATGTTCACCGAGCACGACCACAGCCAACGCCACCCCGTAGGAAATCCACATCGGGGTGAAATGGATGCAGCTGCTGGGTGCCACCCCGCCGATAAAGAAGCCGGTCAGCGACAACAGGCTGGACAACGCTCCCCAACGGATGAGCGGTGATACATGGGGAGAACGTTTGATGCTGGCCAACCGCCACAACCGACGCAACAGGCCGAAATAGAGCACCATATACATAACGAAAATCAATACGCCGAAGTCGACGAGCACTTCCGCCCACCAGTTGTGAATGTTGACTTTGTTGATGCCTTTGCCCAAATTGGTTTCATTGTGGGCTTCCACATTGCCGGCTCCGACGCCCATATAATTGCTTTCCTGCAGGTAGTGCAGTCCGTACAGCAGGAGGTTTTTGCGCACGGTGATGCTGGTGCCGCCCGTTCCTTCCCCTGCTTCGATACCTTCCTGATCGGCCGGGACCTTCCAATCTCCCTTCAGATCGAGGAAGATGCCGAATGTGCTGGCCAATTTGGCCCGCGCGCTGTTCTTTCCTCCGGCGATCAAGGTGGCGTTCAACAGCCCGACGATCAGGACAATGGAGAGAAATACGCCCAATCCCCGCAGGAAGTTTTTCTTCAGCTTTTCCCGGTCCACCGTGAACGGTAACGAGACGGCCCACATCAACAGGATGAGCGGCAAGGCCATCATCGTGTTGGAACGGGAGCCGGTCGCCAACAGGCAATACAAGGCGAAAATGACAGTGATATACGTCAGCACCTTGGTACGGCGGGTCGACTTGAACATGTACAGCGCCGTCCCGATAAACGGCAGGGCCAGCGTAATCGCCGTGGCCAGATCGTTTTGGTTTTTAAAAACGGAAGTGATGTTGGGCGCGTCACTCAACCAATAACGGGAAGACGGCAAATGGAAAAAGGTGATCGATTCAAAAAAACCGAAGGCCACAATGGCGAAAAACACCCAAAACAGCGTGCGCATCGTCTGCCAGAACTGCTTCTCCTTCTTGGCGAAGAAGGGGAACGACAAACAGAGAAGCGTCATCATCGACAGGAACGTGAGATACTTGATCCCTTTTTCGAGGTCGATCACCCATGTCAGGGAAATGGCGGCATAGGCCACCCAAAAGG harbors:
- a CDS encoding glycosyltransferase family 4 protein; translated protein: MAKKVMIFSSVHGYNDSRIFHKQAVSLARAGYDVELHAIADFEERTEQGVRIKGIPPHKSKLHRLAAGWTLFRRAMRSRADLYHFHDPELLPWGALIHWLTGVPVIYDAHEDLPKQIHTKPWIPAKIRGIVSRVVHKVEKGLARRLPAVVTATESIRDKFAGAGVRRVQVIKNYPLPLPRLERSAEEDGVNRVLYVGGISYLRGYREMIAMMDHLPKELNAELHLIGPLQHIAPEDQDRESLAAKRVYLHGRIPFEEVQQWLMKGKVGLVCLHPVENYRESLPIKMFEYMAAGLPVIATDFPLWREIVEGSRCGYLVNPLNPEEMAEKVATLLSDEAKRREMGENGRRAHEEVYNWQVEEQKLLQLYQELA
- a CDS encoding O-antigen ligase family protein codes for the protein MLPRQQWLEKLFYAMIAFALLGPTLGVKLVVFKLTFFRVAFFALAVALILRWVNDKSIEASHMYRIRWYWAFFAFWVAYAAISLTWVIDLEKGIKYLTFLSMMTLLCLSFPFFAKKEKQFWQTMRTLFWVFFAIVAFGFFESITFFHLPSSRYWLSDAPNITSVFKNQNDLATAITLALPFIGTALYMFKSTRRTKVLTYITVIFALYCLLATGSRSNTMMALPLILLMWAVSLPFTVDREKLKKNFLRGLGVFLSIVLIVGLLNATLIAGGKNSARAKLASTFGIFLDLKGDWKVPADQEGIEAGEGTGGTSITVRKNLLLYGLHYLQESNYMGVGAGNVEAHNETNLGKGINKVNIHNWWAEVLVDFGVLIFVMYMVLYFGLLRRLWRLASIKRSPHVSPLIRWGALSSLLSLTGFFIGGVAPSSCIHFTPMWISYGVALAVVVLGEHQRKKAEREPEATAVNS